The genome window AAGATATGAGCTGTgaaagtttgaattttcaaaatttacttaattaatatcaGAAATTTCTTTTGTACTCCTGTAAAAAAAAGCGCACGCTAAAAAGTGATGTAGCATAATTGATTTGAGTTTGAGTCTTATGTGACTAAGCTCAAGCCCTAATGGACTAAGGGTTAAAGCCTAAGGTGGTTTCAGTGGCATGCTTATGTAGGTGAGAGTGAGAGttgtatgtgtttttttttgtatttggagTTTAGGGGGTGAGGAGTGTAGGAGTTTGTGTGAGGATGAATTTGGAGAGACTGAGTTGTGGTCGTTGTGACGAAGGGTTGGATCCCTACGGAGAAGTAGTTAATTCCAGTGGTGAGTTGTATCACCCGGAGTGTTTTGTGTAAGGATGAGGAAGTGTGAATGCGTGAGACTGTGACCTCTCTCACTTTTTTTCCCCAGGTGCGTCCAATGTTTCAGGCCCTTTGTTGATGGAGTGTTTTATGAATTTGAGGGTCGTAAGTACTGTGAGCATGACTTCAACGTTTTGTTCGCTCCTTGTTGTGGAAAATGTGGTAGGGATGTTTAGTGTCTTTGCCTCATTATTCCTGTTCTGTTCTTCTCTTCTTTAGGAGAGTTCATCGTGGGACGTGTGCTGAAGGCCATGTCCTCCACTTGGCATCCTCACTGTTTTACCTGTCAAATGTGCCACAAGGAGCTCGCAGATCTGGGCTTCATCAAGAATCAAGGACGCGCACTTTGTCATGCTTGCAATGACAAGGTTAAGGCCCAGGGACTGGGGAAATGGATGTGTCAAAAGTGTCACTCCTTCATTGATGATGAGCCTCTGAGATTCAAAGGGGAAACATTTCATCCCTATCATTTTAATTGTTCTTTCTGTGGATCAGAGTTAACTTCCACTGCAAGAGAGGTTCGGGCTCGTCCTGGATACACCGCTAATGAGTTGGTAAACAATTCCTCTGTTTTCATctgacaatttataattatttatctcatttgtAGAATGAGCTCTATTGTTTGAGGTGCCATGATAAAATGGGTATACCGATATGCGGGGCATGTCATCGTCCCATTGAAGAACGCGTTGTCACTGCTTTGGGTAAACATTGGCATGTAGAACATTTTGTATGTACGAAATGTGAAAAGCCATTTTTGGGAAGTCGTCATTTTGAGCGTAAAGGGTTAGCCTATTGTGAAACTCATTATCATCAGTTATTTGGTAATTTGTGCTACGTTTGTAACCAAGTCATTCAAGGTGATGTTTTCACTGCTCTTAATAAAGCATGGTAAGTAGGATTTTGTCTTTGTATTCCTGAGGAAGTTTCAGTTAATATATTAGTTGTTTTCTATTTCAGGTGTGTTAATCATTTTGCATGCTCGTCTTGTGATCAGAAAATGACtgttaaaactaaattttatgaaGTTGACTTAAAACCTGTCTGTAAAAAATGCTATGATAAGTGAGTTCTTTTATTAGGgtctatatttatcttattgtcatttttttaaagatttccaCGGGAGCTTCGGTTACGTCTAAAGAGATATCATGAAAAGGAAGTTTCACATGATCACGCTCTGAACAAGCTTTAATACCGgaatttgctattatttttttttaaatacaattaagtttgatcaaaattgtatttttagttatagttatgacaatgtttatattttcatttgggagtaacaaatttaaatattgggtTTATAAATTgttggtattttaatattataatgaacaaTGTGGTTTTTTTGCGTATGTATggttatttgaataaataataatatggtgGTGAAGTGTACCGTATTAATGGGGATTGGGCTACTCTTGGCACTGCAGTATTTCACTTGGCTCAACAGACGTTTTTTCCTTTCCCCCCTCTAGAAGAAAGACTGGGATTTAGATTGTACTCCAGAGGTGGGGTTCGCAAATCAGACGTCAATCCTCTCACGTCTCATACTATCTCATCTCTACTCGAGACTCCCACTCATGATGGATGATTCTCTCTCAGACACTCAGTGTCTGAATCCTGGACTTAACTCTTCTTCTTTCCCCTTTTCTCTGAGTTCGAATCCCTATGGGGGAATCCCACAAAACATATTGGCTAATTTCGTGGCCTGGACTTTTTTGATTGTTCTCTTCGGAATTTTACGTCGATTTGCGGGTAATTATGGTCGATTGGCATTAATGAGGATATCTTCGCCCAGTATTGATTCTCCCTGGACTCAAGTGTTTTATCCTAATGACTTGGATGGGGATATGGATGAGGATTCTGGAGGATTTTATTCATGGCTAATTTCTATATTTACTTTATCTGACGCAAAGATTAGATCTAGATGTGGATTGGATGCCGTCCAGTATCTTTCCTTCCAACGGCACCTCATTctctttacttttttcattactttGATTTGTATGGGTGAGTTAGAGATGTTCCTATGTCTCATTAagaattttcctttcttttcatTTACTTACATAGTATTTTCTAGGTGTTATCTTACCAATTAACTTTCAGGGTAATTTACAAGGAACAAAAGCGGATTTTGGTCATACAACAATTTCTAATTTACGTGGAGATGATCATAGGCTGTGGATTCATGTTTTactctctttattatttttaccattgGGAATTCTTATAATGAAACGCTTTAGTACTACACTTAAAACTGAAGATGGGGGTGCATGCATAAGTTCAAGAACTATCATGTTGGCAAAAGTTCCAAGATCTTTTTGTACAGAACCGAAAATATCTGCATACTTTTACAGACATCATTCAAATTTAGAAATAGACAAAATATACATTGCACGGgatgtttcaaaattaataccattatataataaatggaaTAGAGTTAGACTTGCTCGAATTTACTGTGAAGTGCATGATAAGGATTTGTTAGTCAGTCATGGAAGATTGGGCTTATCTACTATATGCTGTACTACTTCGGAAAAGGCTTATGACTATTACTGttctgaggaaaaaaaatattttgaccaaCTTGTACGATGTGAAGCCATTGCAAGGAATAGCTCAATTGGAGTCGCTTTTATCACATTCAAAGACAAGACTTCCGCGCAAcaagttaataatatttatagcaattttctcaaaaagttaaagaaCTACACCAGAACCAAATATAGCTTAGAGAATGAAATAAAGCCGTGGAAGTGGACAATACGTCTAGCTCCACCACCAGAGGATATTTACTGGGAAAACTTGGATTATGATTCGCATCGGTTATTCatagttaaagttattttggtTAACATTGCTCTATTTggtgttctatttttttttacttctcctGCTTATATACTATCCCAACTGCAACTTTTTATAACCACAGTATTTGGTACAAGTGATTTTAGACTACCCCAAAAGATAAATGATTTTGTTCCCACATTGATGCTTTGGATGTTATCTGCGCTTTTGCCAAATATTGTGGCTTATTCAGATCTACTTATGGGGCACTGGAGACGAAGTGTTGAAAATATCTGGATAatgaagaaaatctttttttacctTCTATTTATGGTTCTAATTTTGCCCTCCATTGGACTTACCTCTTTACTTGCTTTTGCTCGATTATTATTCTATGATAATGCAATTAGTCATCCTTCTAAACTTAAGtggaattgtatttttcttccgGATAATGGtgcattttttgttaattatgtcATCACTTCGGCTCTCGTGGGAACAGGCTTGGAATTAATCAGATTTActgaattatttatgtatgcagTCAGGATGTGGTTAGCTAAATCCATAGCTGAGGTATCATCCGTTCGATGCGCAAATCTGTTCGAATTTCCATTTGGTTATAATTATGGTTTGTCATTGTTTTTGGTAAATATTAGGCGtgactaatttatatatttttcccccaaTATTTTAGGATGGATTCTTCTTATCTTTGCCTTGACTATTGCTTATGCTGTTGTTTGTCCTTTAATTACTCCATTTGgattgttttatttgataatgaaaCATGGAGTTGACcgctataatttatattatgcatataaacggtccaaaatcaataaaaacattcacTTCCTTGCAGTTAATTGTGTAATTGTTTCACTTCTAATACAGCAAggtatattactattttttaatattatacgtTACGGAAATAACAACAACTCAGTAATTTTGAGCCCAATGGCTGTAttttctatcattattatttctatttgctgcataatatttattatctatattttgtatAGTGCATTAGAATATCCAATTTTAAGTAAGAGTATTAGAAACATGCCACAATCAGATCCCTGTGAAAACGTCATAAATGCTGAAAAAGAGATGGAGTATATTCCAGAAGtattaaatctaaatattattacttcTATGCCCTTTACGATACTCAAGGTAGACAGTTCTTCTTCAATAGGAAATTTGTGTACTTCAGTGTCCCAAAGTTATGGTACTATGATCAATAATGaagatgattaaataatttcaaatgcattaaaaatggactaaatctatattatttattactttttacaatatttaggTAGGTATTTTTATTGCCatctttaactttaattttagtCATTTAATTGACTGATATTgttgatttatatttgtattggactaaaaaaaatatattatgatttattcctatttcatttcttatttcGTTTCATGTATGTCAGCTTTCaatccattttaaataaattaaaattaatgcttcaaatttataatattgtattgatttatttttataacaaatttactAGTCAGCTAGAACCTACTGAATCAGCTTTGCTTTGTAAAGTCTTTTTTTAGAACTTCGCTCTAATTATGTGCCTTTATGTTTCCAATATAATTGATGATTTAACAAATAACTATGAACTTGTTTTGTTTATCATAGAGATTCACTAAATTACgtggaaataacttttttataaaattttttggaattaattacATTGAAGGGCAcgaaatttttacaaatgagatgaagccaagaatataatttatctagcagaatccaaaactgatttcagttttggattctgaaCTCATTAATAGAGAGAGTTGATCGCATGGATCAAGAAAACTGTTGTTTATCTGTAGAATCCTATGTGATCGACAtgtttttgttacataatttgcgttgatataattaataatgcaGATTATATAGTTATGCAGATGATATCCTCCTATTAATAAGTAGTAAACATCCAAGTACTCTTGTCAATGGGATGCAAAATGCTATGGATTTGGTTATGGAATGAGGGAAAACAAATGGTCTCACCTTTAATCCATCAAAATCGAGTGCTATAGTCTTCTCAACagcatataaattaatatctaaatactttccacaattatatatgtatggaaaagttatgaaataagcAACACAAATGAAGTACCTAGGTGTGGTGTTTGATCAAGGACTCACTTGAAAGAAAAAACTGCAAAGTTTCCCGTATATGGAACATGGCAAAGGCAGTCATACGGCAAAAGTGAGGGTTAACCTCAGATAAAGTTCTCTTCCTCTACGAAGTCAGGATCAGACCTATGATCACCTATGGGTTTGTTGTATGGGGGCACACCGTTATTGCAAAGAAAGGTGGAATAAGGAAATTAACCACCATTCAGAGAAAATCACTCTTGAGAATGACTCATACGATACGTTtcctttgtaataaaatacttgatcaagttgaattgaataaagtaaGTTACTATATCACCGGCAATCATATCTGGGTCGACAACCGTAAAGTTAAacaagatttcttttttttagcccataacttttttgattt of Lepeophtheirus salmonis chromosome 12, UVic_Lsal_1.4, whole genome shotgun sequence contains these proteins:
- the stck gene encoding LIM and senescent cell antigen-like-containing domain protein 1; translation: MNLERLSCGRCDEGLDPYGEVVNSSGELYHPECFVCVQCFRPFVDGVFYEFEGRKYCEHDFNVLFAPCCGKCGEFIVGRVLKAMSSTWHPHCFTCQMCHKELADLGFIKNQGRALCHACNDKVKAQGLGKWMCQKCHSFIDDEPLRFKGETFHPYHFNCSFCGSELTSTAREVRARPGYTANELNELYCLRCHDKMGIPICGACHRPIEERVVTALGKHWHVEHFVCTKCEKPFLGSRHFERKGLAYCETHYHQLFGNLCYVCNQVIQGDVFTALNKAWCVNHFACSSCDQKMTVKTKFYEVDLKPVCKKCYDKFPRELRLRLKRYHEKEVSHDHALNKL
- the LOC121126585 gene encoding calcium permeable stress-gated cation channel 1 isoform X2, translated to MMDDSLSDTQCLNPGLNSSSFPFSLSSNPYGGIPQNILANFVAWTFLIVLFGILRRFAGNYGRLALMRISSPSIDSPWTQVFYPNDLDGDMDEDSGGFYSWLISIFTLSDAKIRSRCGLDAVQYLSFQRHLILFTFFITLICMGVILPINFQGNLQGTKADFGHTTISNLRGDDHRLWIHVLLSLLFLPLGILIMKRFSTTLKTEDGGACISSRTIMLAKVPRSFCTEPKISAYFYRHHSNLEIDKIYIARDVSKLIPLYNKWNRVRLARIYCEVHDKDLLVSHGRLGLSTICCTTSEKAYDYYCSEEKKYFDQLVRCEAIARNSSIGVAFITFKDKTSAQQVNNIYSNFLKKLKNYTRTKYSLENEIKPWKWTIRLAPPPEDIYWENLDYDSHRLFIVKVILVNIALFGVLFFFTSPAYILSQLQLFITTVFGTSDFRLPQKINDFVPTLMLWMLSALLPNIVAYSDLLMGHWRRSVENIWIMKKIFFYLLFMVLILPSIGLTSLLAFARLLFYDNAISHPSKLKWNCIFLPDNGAFFVNYVITSALVGTGLELIRFTELFMYAVRMWLAKSIAEVSSVRCANLFEFPFGYNYGWILLIFALTIAYAVVCPLITPFGLFYLIMKHGVDRYNLYYAYKRSKINKNIHFLAVNCVIVSLLIQQVH
- the LOC121126585 gene encoding calcium permeable stress-gated cation channel 1 isoform X1, which produces MMDDSLSDTQCLNPGLNSSSFPFSLSSNPYGGIPQNILANFVAWTFLIVLFGILRRFAGNYGRLALMRISSPSIDSPWTQVFYPNDLDGDMDEDSGGFYSWLISIFTLSDAKIRSRCGLDAVQYLSFQRHLILFTFFITLICMGVILPINFQGNLQGTKADFGHTTISNLRGDDHRLWIHVLLSLLFLPLGILIMKRFSTTLKTEDGGACISSRTIMLAKVPRSFCTEPKISAYFYRHHSNLEIDKIYIARDVSKLIPLYNKWNRVRLARIYCEVHDKDLLVSHGRLGLSTICCTTSEKAYDYYCSEEKKYFDQLVRCEAIARNSSIGVAFITFKDKTSAQQVNNIYSNFLKKLKNYTRTKYSLENEIKPWKWTIRLAPPPEDIYWENLDYDSHRLFIVKVILVNIALFGVLFFFTSPAYILSQLQLFITTVFGTSDFRLPQKINDFVPTLMLWMLSALLPNIVAYSDLLMGHWRRSVENIWIMKKIFFYLLFMVLILPSIGLTSLLAFARLLFYDNAISHPSKLKWNCIFLPDNGAFFVNYVITSALVGTGLELIRFTELFMYAVRMWLAKSIAEVSSVRCANLFEFPFGYNYGWILLIFALTIAYAVVCPLITPFGLFYLIMKHGVDRYNLYYAYKRSKINKNIHFLAVNCVIVSLLIQQGILLFFNIIRYGNNNNSVILSPMAVFSIIIISICCIIFIIYILYSALEYPILSKSIRNMPQSDPCENVINAEKEMEYIPEVLNLNIITSMPFTILKVDSSSSIGNLCTSVSQSYGTMINNEDD